From Aegilops tauschii subsp. strangulata cultivar AL8/78 chromosome 5, Aet v6.0, whole genome shotgun sequence:
GATCTGACCAGGGTGGTTCATGATGATGACCTGGGAGGTGAAGTTGGCCGCCTCCTTGGCAGGGTCATCCTTGGAGTTGGATGCAACAAACCCACGCTTCAGATCCTTCACAGCAACGTTCTTGACGTTGAAGCCAACGTTGTCACCAGGAAGCGCCTCCAGGAGAGACTCATGGTGCATCTCAACAGACTTAACCTCAGTTGTCAGACCAGTGGGACCAAAGGTAACAACCATACCAGGCTTGATGACACCAGTCTCAACACGGCCAACAGGCACAGTTCCAATGCCACCAATCTTGTAAACATCCTGAAGGGGAAGACGCAGGGGCTTGTCTGAGGGCCTCTTGGGCTCATTGATCTGGTCAAGAGCCTCAAGAAGGGTAGGGCCCTTGTACCAGTCAAGGTTGGTGGACCTCTCAATCATGTTGTCACCCTCAAACCCAGAGATGGGAACGAAGGGAACCTTGTCAGGGTTGTAGCCGACCTTCTTCAGGTACGAAGAGACTTCCTTGACAATTTCCTCATAACGGGCCTTTGAGTACTTGGGAGTGGTGGCGTCCATCTGTAACAGATGACCAGAGCAATCCCATCAGATAAACAAAATTATTGAAAAGTACTAGTATATAAACAAATAGGAAAAAAAAAGCAAAAACATATAGCACTCATGTGATGGAAGTTGCAGGAATAAGAGATAATGAGCAAACAAGCAGTTTATAACTTATAAATTAAGATACAATTAGAACTAGTCAGTGAAGTTATGCTATTAAATCATCCAAGATTTGTCAACATGACAAAAATTAATCAATACAATGCAATTCAGCAGTACTACTGAAGCTGGCATTTACTAAGTAACTCTGAGCATTCAACACATTCAACATATATAGTTAATCAATTACAATGCAACTCAGCAGTACTACTGAAGCTAGGCACTTACTCAGTAACTCTCATATAGAACAATACTACATATCTAAATTAGATAAGACAAGGCAATCAACATATATATTATAGATTAACCAATCGGTGTTACATGAAAATCAGAATTAGACAAACGTCAAATCAGTTTACAGGATGTTTAGGCACTCAAGAAACAGCATTGGAAGTTGAATGGCAAGTATACCTTGTTGCAGCAGCAGATCATCTGCTTCACTCCAAGGGTGAAAGCAAGGAGGGCGTGCTCACGGGTCTGGCCATCCTTGGAGATACCAGCCTCAAAACCACCAGTGGTGGAGTCAATGATGAGCACAGCACAGTCAGCCTGGGAGGTACCAGTAATCATGTTCTTGATGAAGTCACGGTGACCAGGGGCATCAATGACGGTGCAGTAGTACTTGGTGGTCTCGAACTTCCACAGGGCAATATCAATGGTGATACCCCTCTCACGCTCGGCCTTCAGCTTGTCAAGCACCCAGGCGTACT
This genomic window contains:
- the LOC109759403 gene encoding elongation factor 1-alpha, with the translated sequence MGKEKTHINIVVIGHVDSGKSTTTGHLIYKLGGIDKRVIERFEKEAAEMNKRSFKYAWVLDKLKAERERGITIDIALWKFETTKYYCTVIDAPGHRDFIKNMITGTSQADCAVLIIDSTTGGFEAGISKDGQTREHALLAFTLGVKQMICCCNKMDATTPKYSKARYEEIVKEVSSYLKKVGYNPDKVPFVPISGFEGDNMIERSTNLDWYKGPTLLEALDQINEPKRPSDKPLRLPLQDVYKIGGIGTVPVGRVETGVIKPGMVVTFGPTGLTTEVKSVEMHHESLLEALPGDNVGFNVKNVAVKDLKRGFVASNSKDDPAKEAANFTSQVIIMNHPGQIGNGYAPVLDCHTSHIAVKFAELVTKIDRRSGKELEALPKFLKNGDAGIVKMIPTKPMVVETFATYPPLGRFAVRDMRQTVAVGVIKGVEKKDPTGAKVTKAAIKKK